The sequence below is a genomic window from Croceicoccus marinus.
CGGCTAGGCGAACCTCCTGCCTGAAACGGGGAGGAAGGCCGGAGGATGTGCGTTGCTGCCGTGGCATGGGACTGCCACCCGGACCTGCTGCTTGTCGCCATCGCCAATCGCGACGAGTTTCACGAAAGGCCGACCGCCCCTCTTGCCCGCTGGAGCGATGCGGCCGATGTCATCGCCGGACGCGACCTGCGCGGCGGCGGAACCTGGCTCGGCGTGTCGGAGGCAGGGCATTTCGCGTTGCTGACCAATTTCCGCGATCCGCAAGGCTTTGCTCACGGCAGGCCGTCGCGCGGCGCGGTGGTGACCGATCTGCTGGCAGGCAGGACCCCCGCGCGGATGGATGCCATGAACCCGCTCAACGCCTTCCATGCCGCAGCCGGCGGGGCGCGCTTCCTCACCAACCATCCCGAACGCCTGGACCAGCCGCTGCCGGGCGGCATTCACGGCCTGTCGAACGGCCCGTTCGCCGCGCCATGGCCCAAGACCGCACAGCTATGCAGCGACCTGGGCATCTGGCTTTCGGGCGATGACCGCGACATAGAACCTTTGTTCGCGGCGCTGCGTGCGGAAAGGCCGCGACCGGCGGACCCCGCCCCGATGCACTCGCCCGAGCCCGACTATGCGCCCGTGTTCATCGCAAATCCCCGCTATGGCACCCGCTGCAGCACCGTCGTCACCATCACGCGCGGCGGTTCGGGCCAGATCGCGGAGCGCAGCTTCGATGCCGCTGCAAACCCCGTCGACACGCGCCGCATCGCCTTTCGCTGGCCGGCGCCGGGCTAGAGCACCGGCTGCCCCATGACATTTCCCGCGGGCCAGTAACGGCAGACCAGCCAGTCCTGACCGCCACCAGCGGCCACCGCGCAGCCGACCCTTTCGGTATCGCGCCAGATCAGCTGGGTATAATGCCCGACGTCGCGCCACTGGCCCGTGGCGGAGACGTCGGGAAAGCTCTCACGCTGGAAATGGCGCTTTTCGTCGATGAAGGTGCCGATCATCTCCTCGGCGGTGTAATAACGCTCGGTTCCGCGCCACAGGTTCTCGCCCGCCCCGCGCCGGGCGGACGGATCGGCGTGGTCCATGCTTTGCCTTCGCGCCAGCTCGGCGGCCCATTGCCCGGCTTCGGCGGCGAGCTGCGGATCCCATTCCAGCGGGGGCACGCCGACGCGGTCCCGCTCGTCATTATGGGCGGCCAGCAGACGCTGTGCAAAGCTGCCGGCAGGTACGCTCTCGACGCGCGGATATTTGTCCGAATAGCCCCATTGCTGCTGCGCCGATGCGGGCAGCGCCGCCGCCGCGACCACCATGCCCAAGGCGGTCAA
It includes:
- a CDS encoding NRDE family protein codes for the protein MCVAAVAWDCHPDLLLVAIANRDEFHERPTAPLARWSDAADVIAGRDLRGGGTWLGVSEAGHFALLTNFRDPQGFAHGRPSRGAVVTDLLAGRTPARMDAMNPLNAFHAAAGGARFLTNHPERLDQPLPGGIHGLSNGPFAAPWPKTAQLCSDLGIWLSGDDRDIEPLFAALRAERPRPADPAPMHSPEPDYAPVFIANPRYGTRCSTVVTITRGGSGQIAERSFDAAANPVDTRRIAFRWPAPG
- a CDS encoding CAP family protein; its protein translation is MKHGIAAGLTALGMVVAAAALPASAQQQWGYSDKYPRVESVPAGSFAQRLLAAHNDERDRVGVPPLEWDPQLAAEAGQWAAELARRQSMDHADPSARRGAGENLWRGTERYYTAEEMIGTFIDEKRHFQRESFPDVSATGQWRDVGHYTQLIWRDTERVGCAVAAGGGQDWLVCRYWPAGNVMGQPVL